In Plasmodium vinckei vinckei genome assembly, chromosome: PVVCY_13, a single genomic region encodes these proteins:
- a CDS encoding transcription factor with AP2 domain(s), putative: MNCLHENELPYTKNKKKIEKCYKVWEKIISKGIGCRKEEIKNNITKRKRDKERLISTLYGSVFKGEKYLLYSKKWRGKTLNEIINQDKKNYLNLKNLKNLKNVDNSYFCKLAIGYLDQENNSSLKKKTDLECAQNYDQNMDNKNMNASLKKNQAINNASLINKKKNQSIEKNTEIHNNDDVYEKLNYLEKRSYRNKIKVNSNYNCNAINNNLTPNDTDITNSKTNNHDNVLLNSNNNINNDHINNRDNHMSIHNIIHNNNEIKNSNISSNINNNKEAYNNDNNYYYYSHFDTNKNYNNSQIQNDNKCYEKNNNDNRLIKYKYLPTGVFYSRVSRSFIANWIDDKTKKQIKMPYKISEFGVEKCMILAILSRNLRISNINNCLKYYDKLTEDQKEQMLQAIRTTQKSEKLFNDILKPNIKNVTNSINDICSVSTSNSNKNNENETKSLNIKNKVIEKKKVKQSYNNAEKLPTGVYFYQGSYVANWWETNQKKQFKVPFKISEYGMTRAKNLAIISRLIRSSSIQEVNLILTQMEQNKNITKLNYTTILNLAFKYMKNPPKKY, encoded by the coding sequence ATGAATTGTTTACATGAGAATGAATTACcatacacaaaaaataaaaaaaaaattgaaaaatgcTACAAAGTttgggaaaaaataataagtaaAGGTATAGGATGCAgaaaagaagaaataaaaaataatataactaaaagaaaaagagaCAAAGAAAGATTAATATCTACCTTATATGGTAGTGTATTCAAAGGAGAAaaatatcttttatattctaAAAAATGGAGAGGGAAAACTTTGAACGAAATAATTAAtcaagataaaaaaaattatctaaatttaaagaatttaaaaaatttaaaaaatgtagataactcatatttttgtaaattggCTATTGGATATTTAGatcaagaaaataatagttctttaaaaaaaaagacagaTTTAGAATGTGCCCAAAATTATGATCAAAATatggataataaaaatatgaatgctagtctaaaaaaaaatcaagcTATTAATAATGCCAGCCtaatcaataaaaaaaaaaaccaatcaatagaaaaaaatacagaAATTCATAATAATGACGATGTATATGAAAAACTTAATTATCTAGAGAAAAGAAGTTATaggaataaaataaaagtaaattCTAACTATAATTGCAACGccattaataataatttaacaCCAAATGATACTGACATTACAAATAGTAAAACTAATAATCATGATAATGTTCTTTTAAATAGCAACAACAATATCAATAAcgatcatataaataatcgAGATAATCATATGTCtattcataatattatcCATAACAACAATGagattaaaaatagtaatataaGTTCCAATATCAATAATAACAAAGAGGCTTATAATAACGAtaacaattattattattattcccATTTTGATACAAATaagaattataataatagccAAATccaaaatgataataaatgctatgaaaaaaataataatgataatagattaataaaatataaatacctACCAACTGGTGTATTTTATAGTAGAGTATCCAGATCTTTTATAGCTAACTGGATTGatgataaaacaaaaaaacaaataaaaatgccatataaaatatccGAATTTGGAGTAGAAAAATGTATGATATTAGCTATACTGTCAAGAAATTTAAGAATAAgtaacataaataattgcctaaaatattatgataaaCTAACAGAAGATCAAAAAGAACAAATGCTTCAAGCTATTAGAACTACacaaaaaagtgaaaaattatttaatgataTCCTTAAAcctaatattaaaaatgttacaaATTCCATTAATGATATCTGTTCTGTGTCTACAAGTAATtccaataaaaataatgaaaatgaaacaaaaagtttaaatatcaaaaataaagttattgaaaaaaaaaaagtaaaacagtcatataataatgccGAAAAATTACCAACAGGTGTCTATTTCTATCAAGGATCTTATGTAGCTAACTGGTGGGAAACcaatcaaaaaaaacaattcaAAGTTCCATTTAAAATTTCAGAATATGGAATGACAAGAGCAAAAAATCTAGCAATCATTTCAAGACTTATTAGATCATCCTCTATACAAGAAGTAAATCTAATTTTAACACAAAtggaacaaaataaaaacatcaCCAAATTAAACTATACtactattttaaatttagcTTTTAAATACATGAAAAATCCAccgaaaaaatattaa
- a CDS encoding phosphatidylinositol transfer protein, putative — MKVVEFRICMPLTVEEYQKCQLYLVAKGTLEDAEQRIKEAEKYGSENSVGVVILKNESYVENNTKGQYTLKKLNILHKMPKWLLNFVDKKYCTIEEQCWNAYPYIKTIFQSSGFPKARIELESSHHLGFDTEYNPLNLSDDLLNLRKIIYIDIVNDKVGSKEYNSNEEPSLFLSQKTGRGHFQSNWKETSKHVMTCYKLITLDIPYFGLFCSKIENWIISAIRDNLLKYHKKAFCWIDEWFDLKIEDIRKIEKDVQIKLRKFWPETGQEISTVSLVDPISNSEPSKGAEKNENDQNSSTGESLTTEEESQCDSSTNISDNENIKNDINKVNRHFNNIEYVYKNSITCSNTISLNYKNEVSENQRNKNDEIQSQIVNSRNIEVYYDDQAYDLREYEVIQGESEIENVEYDENVNVSKEKEKFFDEIDKSEGDKILVEKEKKEIIEYFFFKKNKNEYGEYLYKIGDGIFYSWTYRYFNIKDNKLYYYINDEKNELRGEINLLNAQIHWVGEYKGRHNVFLIQCFYKNAYYLSVDDEMQAKKCMIDIQMASLINETNNSKNSVEKENSCNNIKVENVENGQPFNNLSDEIKAENDITKDRTLKINEPNEYDNFEWVEATKKNKIESNSTGLQSFNSVNNKGSEVNDRWTYDNNSSYCDEYLSPLLGNKSRKPFQSFNLKDIINMLFGKVEGIEMFEINKDIQYKGVKELLKEIKISFNTNDRLNYHLKNLFIFKKKQGKKIEYFLYIILIFLFYIFFHKIFNFLFYIFIPIFFFFWGAFIYNDQISYYGFYSNSRNYNVYKCYFNAYSNINVVMSILLNNNKIHKGEYYQNVINSKNKYTHYVCSFLYFDIPIFKQIYEFYRPRKFFMTKCFGEESREVDKMNSSHVEDEKFGTSKNESDKKKLRSYIIVQYTNKTSKEYFSLINLENKNKFDKEFILAHNLNECNMNKGDEKQKKGNTNFNHIKKLSIQDISTTVDTLNNEKYDANFSTKKMSNIVLRMSRTKVGKLIQWCILGLLKQFFKVIKNRLFDEYVKGEGFDIYIVREKGNEICNIEYLTCYNYKSTIFNNYLNIERCKNLVRLFSSSDNKKRHEKSEIDFDKIKKNNFCIDENEENIKLHINKKKDEKEICRDIFFNINNEDISKNIIKYIYNLTRLKYMSTNKYIRLIQNIDDIFFIINLSKVFLYIIDKIELYEIKNQKIIKKLTDGHSDFNFYSDNLFINNVIYILSGLKLLYNTFEKSWIFPKKNEKFQGKYNNSYIYITMINEMPITFSIVTENYKTKTKLHSEIHITSDSSMGVVDIFINNDIIIKSNNNYEFKFVFPNISLTNLIKGNLSYTFCNNLVATDTLGNWASVKFIDKYAKPGQFCGIVKRNETITNTLSGNIFDKIIVDDDKGYSNTDDIQMEIEYNDDSNSV, encoded by the exons ATGAAAGTAGTAGAGTTTCGAATTTGTATGCCATTAACAGTTGAAGAATATCAAAAATGTCAACTTTATTTAGTAGCAAAGGGTACACTAGAAGATGCAGAACAAAGAATTAAAGAGGCAGAAAAGTATGGAAGTGAAAATAGTGTAGGTGTTGTTATATTAAAGAATGAATCATatgtagaaaataatacaaaaggACAAtatactttaaaaaaattaaatatattacataaaatGCCTAAATGgttattaaattttgttgataaaaaatattgtacaATAGAAGAACAATGTTGGAATGCATATccatatattaaaacaatttttcaAAGTAGTGGATTTCCAAAAGCGAGAATAGAATTAGAGTCATCACATCATTTAGGTTTTGATACAGAATATAATCCTTTAAATTTATCAGatgatttattaaatttaagaaaaattatatatatagatatagtTAATGATAAAGTAGGTTctaaagaatataatagtaatgaagaaccttcattatttttaagtcAAAAAACAGGAAGAGGTCATTTTCAATCTAATTGGAAAGAAACAAGTAAACATGTAATGACATgctataaattaataacttTAGATATTCCATATTTTggtttattttgttcaaaAATAGAAAACTGGATTATATCTGCGATTCGAGATaacttattaaaatatcataaaaaagCATTTTGTTGGATTGATGAATGGtttgatttaaaaatcGAGGATATCCGAAAGATTGAAAAGGATGTCCAAATAAAGCTCAGAAAATTTTGGCCAGAAACGGGACAAGAGATTTCGACAGTCAGTCTTGTCGATCCTATTAGTAATAGTGAGCCAAGCAAGGGAGcggaaaaaaatgaaaatgaccAAAATAGTAGTACGGGGGAATCCTTAACAACTGAAGAAGAGTCGCAATGTGATAGTTCCACAAATATTAGCgacaatgaaaatataaaaaatgatattaataaaGTAAATAGGCATTTCaataatatagaatatgtatataaaaatagtataacCTGTTCAAATACAATCAgtttaaattataagaaTGAGGTGTCTGAAAATcagagaaataaaaatgatgaaattcAAAGCCAAATTGTGAATAGTAGGAATATCGAAGTTTATTATGATGATCAGGCATATGATTTGAGAGAGTATGAAGTAATACAAGGTGAAAGCGAAATAGAAAATGTTGAATATGATGAGAATGTAAATGTAAGTaaggaaaaagaaaagtttTTTGATGAGATTGACAAAAGTGAAGGAGATAAAATATTGGTAGagaaggaaaaaaaagaaattattgaatattttttttttaaaaaaaataagaatgaATATGgtgaatatttatataaaataggtgatggtatattttattcatggacatatagatattttaatataaaagataataagttatattattatattaatgatgaaaaaaatgaattacgaggagaaataaatttactAAATGCCCAAATTCATTGGGTTGGTGAATATAAAGGTAGacataatgtttttttaattcaatgtttttataaaaatgcatattatttaagtGTGGATGATGAAATGCaagcaaaaaaatgtatgatAGATATTCAAATGGCTAGTTTAATTaatgaaacaaataattcaaaGAATAGTGtagaaaaggaaaattcatgtaacaatataaaagtGGAAAATGTTGAGAATGGACAACCCTTTAACAATTTAAGTGACGAAATAAAAGctgaaaatgatataacCAAAGATAgaacattaaaaattaatgagcCTAATGAATATGACAACTTTGAATGGGTAGAAGCAAccaaaaagaataaaattgaaagtAACTCAACAGGTTTACAATCATTTAATagtgtaaataataagggGTCAGAAGTAAATGATAGGTGGACATACGATAATAATAGCAGCTATTGTGATGAATATCTATCCCCTTTATTAGGAAATAAAAGTAGAAAACCATTTCAATCTTTTAATTTGaaagatataataaatatgcttTTTGGAAAAGTTGAGGGTATTGAAATGTTTGAGATAAATAAGGATATACAATATAAAGGAGTGaaagaattattaaaagaaattaaaattagttttaatacaaatgatagattaaattatcatttaaaaaatttatttatttttaaaaaaaaacaagggaaaaaaattgagtattttttatatataattttaatttttttgttttatatattttttcataaaatttttaattttttgttttatatttttataccaattttctttttcttttggggagcatttatttataacgATCAAATTTCTTATTATGGATTTTATAGTAATAGTAGGAATTATAATGTGTATAAATGCTACTTCAATGCttattcaaatataaatgttgTAATGTCTATTTtattgaataataataaaattcacAAAGGggaatattatcaaaatgttattaattcgaagaataaatatacacattATGTTTGTAGCTTCCTATATTTTGATATCCCTATTTTTAAACAGATATACGAATTTTATAGACCtagaaaattttttatgacaAAATGTTTTGGGGAAGAAAGTAGAGAAGTTGATAAAATGAATAGTAGTCATGTTGAAGATGAAAAGTTTGGTACTTCAAAAAATGAgagtgataaaaaaaaactgaGATCCTATATCATTGTGCAATATACAAACAAAACTTCGAAAGAATATTTCAGTTTAATAAAtcttgaaaataaaaataaatttgataaGGAGTTTATTTTGGCTCACAATTTAAACGAGTGCAACATGAATAAGGGTgatgaaaaacaaaaaaagggaaaCACCAATTttaatcatataaaaaagttgtCCATACAAGATATATCTACGACTGTAGACacattaaataatgaaaaatatgatgcCAATTTTTCAACGAAAAAGATGTCTAATATTGTATTAAGAATGAGTAGAACAAAAGTTGGAAAACTAATACAATGGTGTATACTTGGGTTgttaaaacaattttttaaagtaattaaaaatagacTTTTTGATGAATATGTAAAAGGGGAAGgatttgatatatatatagttagAGAAAAGGGAAAtgaaatatgtaatattgaatatttaacatgttataattataaatctacaatttttaataactatttaaatattgaaaGATGTAAAAATCTGGTAAGATTATTCTCATCCAGtgataacaaaaaaagacaTGAAAAGTCTGAAATTgattttgataaaattaaaaaaaacaatttttgtatagatgaaaatgaagagaatataaaattacatataaataaaaaaaaagatgaaaaagaaatatgtagagatatattttttaatataaataatgaggatatatcaaaaaatataataaaatatatatataatttaactagattaaaatatatgagcacaaataaatatataagattaatacaaaatatagatgatatattttttattattaatttatcaaaagtatttctttatataattgataAGATAGAgttatatgaaataaaaaatcaaaaaataataaaaaagctAACAGATGGACATTCtgattttaatttttattctgataatttatttattaataatgttatttatatattgagtggtttaaaattgttatataatacatttgaaaaatcatggatttttccaaaaaaaaatgaaaaatttcaagggaaatataataattcatatatttatataacaatGATAAATGAAATGCCTATTACATTTTCAATAGTAactgaaaattataaaacaaaaacaaaattacaTTCAGAAATACATATCACATCAGATTCATCAATGGGTGTAgtagatatatttataaataatgatataataattaagagtaacaataattatgaatTCAAATTTGTATTTCCAAATATATCCTTAACAAATTTGATAAAAGGAAATCTGAGCTACACATTTTGTAACAACTTAGTTGCTACTGATACATTGGGAAATTGGGCTAGTGTCAAG TTCATTGATAAGTATGCAAAGCCAGGACAGTTTTGTGGAATTGTTAAGCGGAATGAAACAATTACCAACACATTGAgtggaaatatttttgataaaattattgttGATGATGATAAAGG ATATAGCAATACGGATGATATTCAAATGGAAATCGAATATAATGATGACTCAAATTCAGTTTg A
- a CDS encoding 60S ribosomal protein L17, putative encodes MVKYAKQIRNPGKCAKAAAVDLRVHFKNTYETARAIRRMNLLEAKKYLNAVIDKKRCIPFRRYNGGVGRTNQAKEFNHTQGRWPVKSCKFLLNVLDNVQANAESKNLDIGKLKIIHIMVNRARPGRRRTFKAHGRINPFMSSPCHIQVIAREITKPAKKSLLTNKEKQKQLPFRITLKKLVKLNLSQQRINKAKKLAK; translated from the exons ATGGTTAAATATGCTAAACAAATAAGGAATCCAGGAAAAT GCGCAAAAGCAGCAGCTGTGGATTTAAGAGTGCACTTCAAAAACACTTATGAAACAGCAAGAGCAATAAGAAGAATGAACTTATTAGAAGctaagaaatatttaaatgctgttattgataaaaaacGATGTATACCATTCCGTAGATATAATGGTGGTGTTGGAAGAACTAACCAAGCAAAAGAATTTAACCATACCCAAGGTAGATGGCCAGTAAAGTCATGcaaatttcttttaaatgttCTTGATAATGTTCAAGCAAATGCAGAg TCAAAAAATTTGGATATAGGAAAATTAAagataatacatataatggTTAATAGAGCAAGACCAggaagaagaagaacatTTAAAGCTCACGGAAGAATCAACCCATTTATGTCCTCCCCATGTCATATTCAAGTAATTGCAAGAGAAATCACAAAACCCGCTAAAAAATCTCTTTTAACAAATAaggaaaaacaaaaacaatTACCTTTCAGAAttactttaaaaaaattagtaaaGTTAAATTTATCTCAGCAAAGAATTAATAAAGCTAAAAAACTAgccaaataa
- a CDS encoding glycerol kinase, putative, translating to MNVILSIDQSTQSTKLIFFDEELKVLHMNSLNHEQKCSKPGWYEHDPEEIIENLYKLMNEGMSVLKEKYKQVVIKCIGITNQRETVIIWDKETGKPLYNAIVWLDTRVEKLVTEFSKKYNNDYFQKKTGTYFNTYFSAFKILWLIKNNKTIKDKVKNGTAMIGNINTWLIYNLTKGNCYTDVTNASRTLLMDIKTLQWDPEMCKMFGISNMSSLPEIKSNCYNFGSVKSEKVPEYLNVPISGCIGDQQSACIGQAIFDEGEAKCTYGTGVFLLVNTGKKIVYSSCGLITTVCYKFNDDDKPNYALEGSIGTAGSGVSWLENVNLVKNTSEVSEIMENCKDTEGVVFVPAFGGLFAPRWRSDARACISGMSFNTSRAHIVRALLEGIVFQLSEIVNSLTSDMNIEMIHLLRCDGGMTKNKAFMQFNADILNTQIEVSKYEEVTALGAAVLAGLGIKLWKDLDSVKSLIRNKECTFNSNMDSKSRSKKMKEWNKAVNKELLES from the coding sequence ATGAATGTAATATTAAGTATAGACCAAAGTACTCAGTCCACTAAGTTGATCTTCTTTGATGAAGAATTAAAGGTGTTGCATATGAACAGCTTAAACCATGAGCAAAAATGTTCTAAGCCTGGTTGGTATGAGCATGATCCAGAGGAGATTATTGagaatttatataaattaatgaatGAAGGAATGAGtgttttaaaagaaaaatataaacaggttgtaataaaatgtataggTATTACTAACCAACGAGAAACTGTTATAATATGGGATAAAGAAACTGGTAAACCTTTATACAACGCAATAGTATGGTTAGATACAAGAGTAGAAAAACTTGTTACGGAATTTTctaaaaagtataataatgattattTTCAGAAAAAAACAGGTACATACTTTAATACCTATTTTAGtgcttttaaaatattatggttaataaaaaataataaaactataAAGGATAAGGTAAAAAATGGTACAGCTATGAttggaaatataaatacatggttgatttataatttaactAAAGGCAATTGTTATACAGATGTAACAAATGCATCTAGAACCCTTTTAATGGATATCAAAACATTACAATGGGATCCAGAAATGTGTAAAATGTTTGGTATTAGTAATATGTCTTCTTTACctgaaataaaaagtaattgttataattttggTTCAGTAAAATCAGAAAAGGTACctgaatatttaaatgttCCAATTAGTGGTTGTATAGGTGACCAACAAAGTGCATGTATAGGTCAGGCAATTTTTGATGAAGGAGAAGCAAAGTGTACATATGGAACTGGTGTTTTCTTATTAGTTAATacaggaaaaaaaattgtatattctTCTTGTGGATTAATCACAACAGTttgttataaatttaacGACGATGATAAACCAAATTATGCTCTTGAAGGTTCAATAGGTACAGCTGGATCGGGTGTATCATGGTTAGAAAATGTTAATTTAGTTAAAAACACGTCTGAAGTAAGTGAAATTATGGAAAATTGTAAAGACACTGAAGGAGTTGTATTTGTTCCAGCTTTTGGTGGTTTATTTGCTCCAAGATGGAGGTCAGATGCTAGAGCATGTATAAGTGGCATGTCTTTTAATACAAGCAGGGCTCATATTGTTAGAGCCTTATTAGAAGGTATAGTTTTCCAATTAAGTGAAATAGTAAACTCATTAACATCTGATATGAATATAGAAATGATTCATCTTTTGAGATGTGATGGAGGTATGactaaaaataaagccTTCATGCAATTTAATGCAGACATATTAAATACACAAATTGAAGTATCGAAATATGAGGAAGTAACTGCTCTTGGCGCTGCTGTATTAGCTGGTTTGGGAATTAAACTATGGAAAGATTTAGATAGTGTTAAAAGTTTAATAAGAAATAAGGAATGCACATTTAATTCCAATATGGACAGTAAGAGTCGaagcaaaaaaatgaaagaatGGAATAAAGCCGTtaataaagaattattaGAATCATAA